A window of Streptomyces sp. NBC_01689 genomic DNA:
GGCCGTACGTGGGGCGGATCGTGTGTTCGGTGACCATGACCAGTTCCCTCGCTACTTGTTCCGGGCCGGGACGGAGCTGGGCACCGGCATGTGCAGCGCGAGCTGACCCTGTGTCATGACGTCGAGCTGGAGGGGGCGTGTCGGCCTGAGCGAGCGCAGGTCGTCCGCCATGCGGCCTTCGCCGACCTGGAGCCGGAGGTCGCGCGGAAGACGCGTCGTACCGGCCGACAGCACGTTGGTCTGACTCAGCGTCGAATGCCACGCGCCGTCCATGGAGGTGTAGGAGGTGAGCGAACCGACGCGCTCGCCGCTTCGAAAGGCGGTCTGCCCGGGCGTGACCGCGTGGAGGGAGAGGTCGGTCCCGCCCGCGTCGTTGGCGACCCGCGCCTCGGTCCGCCGGGGGTCGATGTCGACGTCGAGACCGGCGACCCACTTGGGGAAGCCGTAGCCGTCGTGGCCGCGCACCTGGGCGATCTCGGTGCTCACCGGGAGGGACAGCACATAGGAGTCGAGGTGCTCGTTCTTCAGGCCTGCGACCAGGTCGAAGAAGCCGAGCCCGCCGTGCCGGGCCGGCTTGACGGCGATACCGACGGCGGCCTCGGTGTAGAAGTCGATGTCACACACGTCGTAGCGGAAGAACATCACCGACACGAGACCGAGGCCGGGGACGATCTCCAGCGGCGCCAGTTCCCCGGGCAGGCGGGAACGGATGGCGCGGGAGGGGGCGAGCATGGTGAGCCGCGCGGTCGAGACGGGGTAGTAGAAGTTCGGCGTCAGGGTGGTGCCGATCGGTGAATCGACCTTGACCTTGGGGAGCCTGCGGAAGAAGTCCACATCGCTGACGCGGGGGTCCCGGGCGACGTCGTCCAGGTCGGTGTCCATCCGGTACCGGTCGTACAGGCCGCCCTTGGGGACGGTGACGGTGCGGCCGCCCACGTCGACCGTGACCGTGTCCTGCGTGGGTGTGGGCATGGCGTGTTTCCTCATCTCGATGTTTACGGCGTATACATGACCCTAACCCTCGATGTATGCACCGTCAACACTCCACCCGGACGCCTCGTGCGACGTGTACCGCGCACACCGCGAAGGTCCGGGCCCGCGGGCGCAACTGCGCCTCGGGGCCCGGACCTTGAGTGGCTGGACTCAGCCGTGCCAGGACGTCACCCAGTCGTGCAGCGCTGTCCTGAGCGCGTCGACGGCCGGTTTGCGGGCGACGTTCGCGGCGCGGGTGTCGCGCAGGCTGTCCAGGAGCAGGAAGTCGTGGACCAGGCCGGCCACCCGGACCGAGGTGACGTCCATACCGGCCTCACGCAGCCTGTTCGCGTCCTTCTCACCCTCGTCACGCGGCACGTCGGCCTCGTCGGTGATCACCGGCGTCGTGGGCAACCCCCGCAACTGCTCCAGGGAGGCCCGCAGCGGGGAGGCGCACACCTCCACACGCCGCGCGTCGTCGCTGGTGCAGGCGTCCCAGAACCACTTCATCCCGTCGCGGGTCAGCTAGGGTCCGTCTTCAAAGATCATCGGGTGATCGATCACAGTGGCGAGATACGCCGTCCTGAACTTACTGATCAGGAGTGGGAGTTACTCGCTCCACTGATACCGAGGGCCGCGACAGGTCGTCCGCGGTGGAGGACCGTCAGGTTGTCAACGGGATGGTTGACAAGATCCGGACCGGGATCTCCTGGCGAGACCTGCCAGAACGCTACGGACCATGACAGACGGTCTGCACCCGCTATCCGCGGCCGGTCGTCGGACGCTGAAGGGCCTGGAGACGGACGTTGCTCGGCCTGTAAAGACGCCGTTCAGGGCGTAGCGGCGGAACTTCTCGTGGTCGCCCCGCCGGGCGGCGTCGTGCGCGGCCCGGTCAGCCAGAGTCGGTAGCGGCGCAGGGCGCGTCGCTGCCTGCGCCGCTCGGCGAGCAGGGCCAGGGCGGGATGGGTGCTGGGCGTGGGCCTGCTGCCGCGGGCGATCCGGCGCATCTGGTGGCGGACCTGGGCCATGCTCGCGGCGGAGGCGAGGGCCTTGTCCGACCACGTCACCGGCCGCAGCCCGCGGTCGGCTTCCCGGCCGCGGCGCCAGCGGTCGGGAAGGTCGGGGGTGACGGCGAGCGCGGTCCCCATCCCGACGATCGCCACACCGCCGGCGAGGACCGTCTCGGCCGTCTCGCGGCGGGTGATACCGCCGGTGAGCATCAGCGGCAGCGGGCTGGTGCGCACGAGGTCCTTGGCCAGGTCGAGGAAGTAGGCCTCGCGGGCCTGCGTGCGGGAGTCGGCGGCACGGCCGGACATCGCCGGGCTCTCATAGCTGCCGCCGGACAGTTCGACCAGGTCGACGCCGAGCGGTTCGAGCATGCCGATCACCTGGCGGGCGTCGTCGGCGTCGAATCCGCCGCGCTGGAAGTCCGCGGAATTCAGCTTGACCGCGACCGCGAAGGAAGGCGACACGGCGTCCCGCACCGCGCGGACGACGTCCAGAAGCATCCGCGCCCGGTTCTCCAGCGGTCCGCCCCACCGGTCGGTGCGCTTGTTGACCAGGGGGGACAGGAACTGCGACAGCAGGTATCCGTGTGCGGCATGGATCTCCACGCCGTCGAAGCCCGCCGTCTCGGCCCGGTGCGCGGTGATCGCGTAGCGGGTCACGGTGGCCTTGATCTGCTCCGCGGTCATCGCGGTGGGACGGCCGAAGCGACGGCTGTGCCTGCCCAGGTCGACACCCACGTCCGAAGGCCCCCACACGACCCCCGGCATGTCCGACCCGACTTGCCGGCCGGGGTGGTTGATCTGCATCCAGACCGCCCCGCCACCGCTCTTCCCGGCCCTGGCCCACTCACTGAACGGTTTCAGTGGCGCGGCCTCATCCAGCACGACGCCCGCGGGACCGGTCAGCGCCTCGGCGTGGACCATGACGTTTCCGGTGATCAGCAGGCCCGCTCCCCCGGCGGCCCACCGCCGGTACAACGTCAGCAGCTCCTCGTCGGGAAGCTGGCCGTCACCGGCCATGTTCTCCTCCATCGCCGCCTTCGCGATCCGGTTGCGCAGGACCTGCCCCGAGCGCAGGGGCAGCGGCGTGAACAGCTCGCCGGACATCCGAGTCACCTTCTTCCCTCTCCATCCCATACAATGTGTGCACCGTTCACATTAGACGAGAATGTAAGCGGCGTAAACATGAGGGAGTGTGAGCTGTGCCGCAAGCGACCGCGTACCACCACGGAGATCTCCGGGCCGCCTGCCTGCGCGCCGCGCGGGAACTGCTGGAGGAGGACGGCAGCGCCGGCCTGTCACTGAGAGCGGTGGCCCGCCGGGCCGGAGTGTCGGCGACCGCCCCTTACCGCCACTTCGCCGACCGCGACGCCCTGGTCTCGGCGGTCGCCGCCGAGGGATACCGCGAACTCGCGACGGACCTGGCCGCGGCCCACCCCCACCCCTCGACGCCCGGCGAACTGGCCGCCGTCGCCGTCGCCTACGTGCGGTTCGCGCTCGACCATCCCGCGCTGTTCCGGGCGATGTTCGCCGAGCCCTGCGACCCGGCCAGCGAGGAACGCGTCGCCGCGACCGCGGTCATCTCGGAGTACGTCCGGAGCATCGTCCGCTCCACGTTCCCGGACTCGGACGCGGGCGCCCTGGCGACCGCGGTGTGGGCCCTCGTCCATGGCCTGGCCTTCCTGCACCTGGACGGCAAGCTCGACGCCTCCACCCTCGAGATCGTCGGCGATCAGGTCCGCGCCGCCGTGAGCGCGCTCTTCACCGCCGCCCACCCGACGGGCGCGGCCTTCGCCTCGCCCCGGCAGCCGTAGGGCGCCCTCGGCGAACCGGGACCCGCCACCGGGCCGCAAGATTCGCGGGGAGACATCCCGGCCCGCTGACGAGGAACGGGGGCCGCGTCGCCCTGGAGCGTGGCGAGCGGTCGTTCGGCGGGGATCCGGGCCGGGTGGGAAAACGCCGGCCTGATCCTGCGTCTCGGCGTCGCCACCTGAAGGGGCCGTTGTCGCCGCGGTCGTTCGGCGTGACCGTGGCCCACCGTCAGGCCGTACGGTCGCGTCAGGCCGTGCGGTCGAGGGCCGGGGCGGGGCGCGTCGTCGCCGGCGTCGGTTCCCCGGCGACCAGTCGGCTCCGTACGAATATGGTGGCGAGCCGCGTGACGACCTCGGTGAGCGCCATCAGGACGAACGCCGCGACCCATGCCTGGCTCGTGGTGATCTGGTGGGCGACGCTGAACCGGGCCACGTCGTCCGACCCCCCGTGCTGGACCCAGAGCTGGAAGCCCATCCGCGCGCCCATGCCGACCACCCACAGGATCGCCGAGACCGCACCCGCCTTGATCAGCAGGTGCCCGCTCGCGACCCGGATGCGGGTGTAGACGCCGCCCGCGACGCCGAGCACCGCGCCCACGCCCGCCAGTGTGCCGATCAGCACCAGGTCGTTGCCCGCCGTGGGCACGCTGTCCAGGTACGTGTGGGCCACGAAGGCCACGATCCCCAGCGGGATCAGGAATGACTTGAGGTCCAGTCGGCCTTCCCGCAGCTGCCGGAAGACGACGAGGACGAGGGCGATGTCGGTGATCCAGTCGGTCGTTGTCATGCCCTCAAGACTGCTGACTCCCGGCCTCCCACGCCTGGACCCGTGGGTGGAACCAGGGGTGGAGATCGACACCCGCCGGCCCTCCACCCTGCGCGTCCGCGGCTCGCCCCGTGGCGCCCCTCCGCCTCCTCATCAGGAGGGACGCCTTGACAGCGCCCAGGCGGGGGCCCAACCTAGAAACCATGGAAACCAACCCGGTTTTGGAAGTTTCCGACAAGGACCGTCAGCGTACCGACGTGATCGTGGAAGCGGCGGGACGGCTGTTCTTCGCGTCGGGTTTCGCACGGGTGAGCATGGACGAACTCGCCCGCGAACTCGGGATGAGCAAGAAGACGATCTACCGTCATTTCCCGGACAAGCGCAGTCTCTTGACCGCGGTACTGGACCGGCAGTTCGCGGCGGTGGAACGCACGCTGATGGCGGCCGAGGAGGCCGAGGGGCAGCCGTTCGAAGTGCGAGTCGAGCGGCTGCTGATCGCGGCGGGCGGCGAACTCGGCCGCATCGGCGCGGCTCAGCTCGCGACGGGACGAGGCGACGCGATGCTCCGCCAGTACGTGGAGCAGCGTATGGACGCGGTGGTCTACCGGCGGCTCGACGAACTGTTCCGCGAGGGGCACCGGCGGGGTGTGCTGCCGGCACCGCCAGAGCTGCTGAGTGAGATCACCCGCGGCGCGCTGGAGCGTCTCGTCACCTCGCAGCTGCCGCGCGAGCTCGACTGGAGCGCGGCCGATCTGCTGCGCGCGACCGTGGACACCGTTCTCTACGGGGCGATCCGTCCGGCGCGAGAAGACGGCGTCCACGCGGACGGACGTCGGGCGGTCGTCCCGGTGGCCCGCGACGACGCGCACGACGTCGGTCCGTAGATCGGGCAGGAACGGAGGCCGATCGCGGACCCGTCGCGGCCGCCGCGCGGAGGTGCGTGAGAAGCCGCAGGAAGCCTGCCCCTGGCCCGGGACAACCACGGCGGCCCACCACCCGCACCCGCATCCCAGCGGTCCGGGTCCGACCGGCCGGCGCTTTCGGCGCGGCACCTCGCTCCCACGACTCGCCGCGCCGCCGGACCGCCACACCGAGGCGGTGATCCGGCTCCTGAGCGGACCGCACCGACGGACCGCGGGGCATGCGTGGGACACGCCGGAGGACGGCGACCGGACCCGTTCACGTCGTCTCCGGAAGGGACGGCGAACAGGGATGCCGCGACAGAGCGCGGCCTGGCTGGAGGGAAAACCATGGCTGACCGGCGTGACGCCCCTGTGGCGGTCACCGGAGTGACCGGAGCACTGGGCAGCCGGGTCGCGGCCCGGCTCGCCGACCGTGGCGTCCCCCAACTCCTCGTCGGGCGCAGCCCCGACCGCATGCCCGAACTTCCGGGCGCCGAGCGACGGGGTCCGGCCGCGTACGGCGACGCGTCCGCCATGCGCGAGGCGCTGGAGGGCGCGTCGACCCTGGTCCTGGTGTCCGGACACCGCACGGGGCGGCGTCTGGAGGAACACGCCTCGGTGGTCGAGGCCGCCATCACGGTCGGCGTGACCCGGGTCCTGTACGTGTCCCTCGTCGGCGCGTCGCCCGTCGCCACGTACACCAATGCCCGCGACCAGTGGCTGACCGAACAGTTCCTGGCGGGAGCCGGGATCCGCCACACGGTGCTCCGGGCGGGCTTCTACACGGCGACACCGGCCGCGCTCGCGGACGAGGAACTCGTCGTGAGCGGCCCCGCGAGCACCGGCCGGGCGGCCTTCGTCACCCACGAGGACATCGCCGACGTGATCACGGAAGTCGTCCTCGACCAGGCTCCCGCCGCCGAACACGACGGAGCCACCCTCGACATCACCGGGCCCGAGGCCGTCACCCTCGAGGAGGCGGTCACGCGCATCGCCGCGGCCACCGGCCGGCCCTACCGCTACGAGCCCGAGAGTCTGGAGGAAGCCTTCGCACGGCGATGGAGACAGGGCATGAGCGGGGAACAGATCGAGACCTGGATCTCGTGGTACCAGGCGATCGAGAAGGGGGAGATCTCCGCGGTCACCGACGTCGTCCCCCGGCTCACCGGTTCACCGGCGACCCCGATCTCCGACGCGCCCTGGTGGCCCGCACCGAACACGGCGCGCGGCAGCCGCTGATCCCGGGGCGGGCACGCGACCGACCTGTCGACGACCGCCCGGTCCCCCGCGCGCCGGGGCCGGAGCGGGGCGGTGGTCTTCGCCGGCGTGCGCGCAGGGTCGAGAAGCAGGGCGTACGGTCCTCAGCCGAACGTGTCGCACCGGTCGACGCCGCCCGAGCCGTAGCCGGTGGAGAACCACTGGCGGCGCTGGCTCGCGGAGCCATGGGTCCAGGTGTCGGGCGTGACCCTGCCCTGGTACCGCTGCTGGATACGGTCGTCGCCGACGGCCGCGGCCGCGTCCAGCCCGCGGTCGATGTCGTCCCGGGTCAACTTGGTGATCAGTGGCTTTCCGCTGCCGGGGTCAGGTGTGGTCGTGGCGTGGTGGGCCCACACCCCCGCATAGCAGTCCGCCTGGAGTTCCAGTTTCACCGAGCCGCTGTTCCGGCCCTGGCCGCTGCCACGGGAAAGGGTGCCGCTGAGGTCCTGTATGTGGTGCCCGTATTCGTGCGCGATGACGTAGGCCTCGGCGAAGGGGCCGCCCCGGGCACCGAACTTGCTGCTCAGGTCGTCGAAGAAGCCGAGGTCGAGATAGACCTTGTCATCGGCGGAGCAGTAGAAGGGACCGACGTCGGAAGTGGCGTTGCCGCAGCCTGTGTTCACGCTGCCGGTGAACAGGAACGTCGGGGCCTGCTCGTACGAGGTGCCGGCTGCTGTCTCCGTCTGCTTCCAGAACTCCTGGACGCTGTCGACCACGGCGACGATCCGGCATTCCTCCTTGCGGTTGGCGTCCGCCCCGGTGCGGCAGTCGGCCTCCAGGTCGGCGGCGGACCTTCCCGTTCCGGTACCGGTGCCCGGCGAGGAATCAGTCCCGTCCGAGCCGAACAGGCCCGGGTCCACGCCGAAGAGCAGCGAGGCGACCAGCACCAGGAGCCCGACCACTCCCCCGCCGACGGTCTTCCCGCCGCCGGGTATGCCGCCCAGCGTTCCGCCCCGGTTGTCCTGCACCTCGGACGTGTCCAGGGCGGCGTCGTCGTCGAATTCCATCCGCTGACTCTCCCTCAAGCAGCGCGTCGGCCCGCCCCGCGTCGTGACGCTCGCTTACCCCCGTCGAGTGGTTTCACCTCCGCCGCGTCGCGACGGGTCACTCTGGCCGGCGGAGGGTGAGCGCACGCGGCACGTACGTACGCACTGCTTCGCAGCCGGGTCTCCACGTCGTCGGCGCCTCGCTCCGTACGGAGCCGGGCGGTGCCGTTCCTCAGCGGTCGTGGTGCAGTTGCCTCACTCCAACTCCCACCTCGCGAGCGCGTTGGAAGGGGATGACTTCCCCGGCCGGATCAGCGGGCGATCGAGATCGCGAAGGGGGTGAATCCGCTGGACCTGATCACGTGCGGTACGAACAGGATCGCGGCCTCCGTGGCGCGAGCCGTCCGGATCCCGCCGAGATCAGTGATCCACTCCGTGCGCCAGCCGAGGTCGCCGAGCAGTTCGCGGACGGTCTGCTTGGCCTCGGCGTCGTCGCCGGAGAGGAACACGTCGGGCGCCTGGGTGAGCATGGCCGGTGCGGTCATCACCGGGAAGAGCATGGTGTTGAGCGTCTTGACGACGCGCGTGCCGGGCAGCGCTTCCTGGAGTTGCTCGGCGAGGCTCGAGCCGGGGTGGATCAGCTCGGCGGGCAGCCCGTCCGGTCCGTCGACGGTGGCGTTGGAGACGTCGACGAGGATCTTGTCGCGCAGTTCCTCGCGCAGGGCGACGAGCCGGTCCAGTGAGCCGGCGCCCGGGGTGGCGTTGACGACCACCCGGGCCGTCCGGGCGGCGTCGGCGGCGGCACCCGGCGTGCGGTCCGCCACCGTCACCTCATGTCCCGCCCGGGTGAGGGCCGTGGCCAGGTTGCCGCCGACGCGGCCGTTTCCGAGAACTGCGATCGTGGTCATGGTGATCAGGTCCTTCCGTGGGCGCGGGTCGGGGTGCGCGGTCAGCGCGAGAGGGTGGCGACGGCGTCGGCGTGGACGCCGGGTGCGGCGGCCAGGAAGCTCTCGCTCTCCGGGGTCCAGGGGCGGCCCTCGGCGTCCGAGATCCGTCCGCCCGCCTCGGTGACGAGCAGGGCCCCGGGCAGCAGGTCGGCGCGGGCGCCGGCGAACTGCCAGAAGGCGTCGATCCGTCCTGCGGCGACGTTCAGCAGGTGCAGGGTCGCCGGGACCGCGGTGCGGACGACGAGCGCGTCGAAGAGCATCGCGGTGATCGAGGAGCCGACGCGCCGCACGACCTTCTCGTCCTCGTCGGGCCGGGCCTGGCTGGTGGCCACGATGCCCAGGCCGAGATCCATGGTCCCGGAGACGCTCAACGGGCGGCCGTCGAGGTGGGCGCCCCCACCGGCGAGCGCCGTGTAGGTCTCGCCGGTCAGCGGCAGGTGGACCACGGTGAGCACCGGCCGGTTCTCGCGCACGAGAGTGGCGGTCACCGCCCACTCCGGCAGGGCGTGCAGGTGGTTCACGTTGCCTTCGGCCGGATCCACGACCCACCATTCGCCGGGCGGCAGCGCGCCGCCGTCCAGCTCGTCCTCCACCCAGCCGGCGTCCGGACGCAGCCGTGCGAGACGGGGACGCAGGATGTCGAGGGCCGTGTCGTCGTTGGCCGCGAGCGCGCGCATCAGCTCCTCGCGCGTCCGGTAGCGGACCACCTCGCCGAAGCGCTCCCGCAGCGCCGAACCCGCGGCGCGTACGGCGCTCGCGGTCCCGTCGAGCAGGTCGGCGTCGGATGCGGCGGGGGTGACCGCGCCGGAAGCGGCTGCCGCGAAGGCGTCCGCGGCGGGTGTGGCTGGGGCTGGGGTCTGAAACGGTTCGGACATGGCGGTGCTCCCGAGTGAGGAGGGGGATGAGGCCGGTCGGGCCGAGCCGCGCGTTCCGTCGTGCGCCGTGCTCTGCTCTGGTCTCGAAGCTATACAGCCCCTCAATTAACTTCAAATGCATGTCAGGCACGCCTAGGATTACTCCCATGCAATTGGATTTGAATCTGCTCTCCGCGCTCGACGCGCTGCTGGAGGAGGGCAGTGTGGCCGGTGCCGCCGCACGCCTGCATGTCACCGCCCCCGCGATGAGCCGGAGTCTGGGCCGGATCCGGCGTACGACGGGGGACCAGATCCTGGTGCGCACCGGACACACGATGACCCCGACGCCGTACGCCATCGCCGTCCGCGGCCAGGTGCACGAGCTGCTGCACCAGGTCCAGGCGGTGCTGGCGCCGAGCCGTGAACTCGACCTGGCGACGTTGGAGCGCACCTTCACCCTCCGCTGGCACGATTCCCTGGTCGCGCTGAGCGGTCCCGCTCTCCTCGCGGCCGTGCGTGAGCAGGCGCCGGGCGTACGGTTGCGCTTCCTCGCCGAATCGAGCACCGACACAGCCGAGTTGCGGCGCGGCGAGGTCGACCTGGAGGCGAACGCCAACCGTCCGAGCGCGCCGGACATCCGCGCCGAGAACGTGGGCGACACCCGGCTCGTCGTCGTCGTGCGGCAGGGGCACCCGCTCACCCGTGTCCGGACCGTCGACGCGAAGCGGTACGCCGCCGCCGAGCACGTCACCGTCTCGCGACGCGGCAACCTCGGCAACGCCGTCGACGAGGCCCTCGCGCGGCTCGGTCTCACCCGCCGGGTGGTGGCGAGCGCGCCCACGGAGGCAGCCGCGCTGGAGTTCGCGCGCGGCTCCGATCTCGTCGTCAGCGTCCCCGAGGCCACCACACGGTCCTCGGTCGCCGAACTCGGCCTGACCCTGCTCCCTCTCCCCGTCGAACTCCCTTCGGCGCCCGTGTACTTGTCGTGGCATCAGCGCTACGACACCGACACCGCCCACACCTGGCTGCGCGGGCTGGCGCGAACGGCGCTGAGCGTCACCCCGTGAACTCCCGCCGTACGGTCAGGTTGGCGGCCCCCTGGGTCGGCGGTGACCGAGGCGCCGGGGGTCACCACGGCCTCGGCACCACGATGTCCGCGGCCGGGGCTCAGGGCAGCGGCCCTCTCACGGTCGGGCCGTACCGGGACGCGCCGCAGGCGGTCTCCGCCTTGCGCGGTCACCCCTCCCGCCTGAGGCAGGCCCTCACCGGCACCCGTAAGGCTGCCATCGCACGACAGCCGGCGGATACGCCCTGACCACCGCCGACACCGTATCCGTGGACCTGCACGGGTTCCGCCGCCTCCTGACGCGGGCCCGTGCCACCGACGACGACATCCAGGCCGCCGCCCTGTTCGAGCAGACGCCGCGGCTGTGGCGCGCGGGACCCATCGCCACCCTCGACACCCCCTGGTCAAAAGCCCTGCGCGACACCCTCGTCCAGGAACGGCATGCGGCAAGTCTGGGCCTGGTCGATCTGCGATTACGTCTGGGGCGGCACGCCACTCTCCCGGCGGAACCGTCGGCCCGCGCGGAGGCCCACCCCCTGGACGAGCGTCTGGCGGGCCAGTTGATGCTCGCCCTGCACCGCTGCGGCCGTTCCGCCGAACCCCTCGACCACTACCACCGCACCCGCGGCCGACCGGCCCGGGAGCCGGGCGTCGAGCCCGGCAAGGCGCTGCGGGACATCCAGAGCGCCGTCGTCACGGTCGTCACCCCGGGAAGGACGGCCGCGACCGCCGTTCGCGATGGTGCCGGAGGACCCCTGATACCACCGGTCGCACGCCGCTGACCAGCGCATCCGCCCCCGCGTTCAGGTTGTGTTCAGGCTCGGGGAGTCCTTGGACAACTCCTCCACCGGAAGCGCCAAAACTCTGGCAAAGGGGTCTGGGACACCTGCCGGGTGCCGTGTCATCGTCCCTGCCATGACGACTGATCACCTCACACACGACCGGCCCGCGGGCCACATCCGTGACGCGGCGAGCAAGGTGCCGGAGGTGACCGTCTATTTCTGGATCATCAAGGTGCTGACGACCGGCATGGGAGAGACGGCCTCGGACTTCCTGGCCCATCTGCTCGGCCCCGTCCCGTCCGTCGGCCTCGGCGGTGTCGCCCTGGTGGCGGCCCTGGCGGTGCAGTTCACGGTCAGGCGGTACATGGCCTGGATCTACTGGACGGCGATCGTCATGGTCAGCGTGTTCGGCACGATGGCCGCCGATGTCCTGCACGTGGGTCTCGGAGTGCCGTACGCGCTCTCGACACCGTTCTTCATGGCCGCGCTGGCCGCCGTCTTCCTCCTCTGGTACCGCCGCGAAGGCACGCTGTCCATCCACAGCATCCACACGCGGCGCCGGGAGGCCTTCTACTGGGCGGCCGTGCTCGCCACGTTCGCGCTGGGCACCGCCGC
This region includes:
- a CDS encoding acetoacetate decarboxylase family protein, with product MPTPTQDTVTVDVGGRTVTVPKGGLYDRYRMDTDLDDVARDPRVSDVDFFRRLPKVKVDSPIGTTLTPNFYYPVSTARLTMLAPSRAIRSRLPGELAPLEIVPGLGLVSVMFFRYDVCDIDFYTEAAVGIAVKPARHGGLGFFDLVAGLKNEHLDSYVLSLPVSTEIAQVRGHDGYGFPKWVAGLDVDIDPRRTEARVANDAGGTDLSLHAVTPGQTAFRSGERVGSLTSYTSMDGAWHSTLSQTNVLSAGTTRLPRDLRLQVGEGRMADDLRSLRPTRPLQLDVMTQGQLALHMPVPSSVPARNK
- a CDS encoding transposase — encoded protein: MGVTRSTDTEGRDRSSAVEDRQVVNGMVDKIRTGISWRDLPERYGP
- a CDS encoding NADH:flavin oxidoreductase/NADH oxidase family protein, whose protein sequence is MSGELFTPLPLRSGQVLRNRIAKAAMEENMAGDGQLPDEELLTLYRRWAAGGAGLLITGNVMVHAEALTGPAGVVLDEAAPLKPFSEWARAGKSGGGAVWMQINHPGRQVGSDMPGVVWGPSDVGVDLGRHSRRFGRPTAMTAEQIKATVTRYAITAHRAETAGFDGVEIHAAHGYLLSQFLSPLVNKRTDRWGGPLENRARMLLDVVRAVRDAVSPSFAVAVKLNSADFQRGGFDADDARQVIGMLEPLGVDLVELSGGSYESPAMSGRAADSRTQAREAYFLDLAKDLVRTSPLPLMLTGGITRRETAETVLAGGVAIVGMGTALAVTPDLPDRWRRGREADRGLRPVTWSDKALASAASMAQVRHQMRRIARGSRPTPSTHPALALLAERRRQRRALRRYRLWLTGPRTTPPGGATTRSSAATP
- a CDS encoding TetR/AcrR family transcriptional regulator, which codes for MPQATAYHHGDLRAACLRAARELLEEDGSAGLSLRAVARRAGVSATAPYRHFADRDALVSAVAAEGYRELATDLAAAHPHPSTPGELAAVAVAYVRFALDHPALFRAMFAEPCDPASEERVAATAVISEYVRSIVRSTFPDSDAGALATAVWALVHGLAFLHLDGKLDASTLEIVGDQVRAAVSALFTAAHPTGAAFASPRQP
- a CDS encoding TetR/AcrR family transcriptional regulator, with amino-acid sequence METNPVLEVSDKDRQRTDVIVEAAGRLFFASGFARVSMDELARELGMSKKTIYRHFPDKRSLLTAVLDRQFAAVERTLMAAEEAEGQPFEVRVERLLIAAGGELGRIGAAQLATGRGDAMLRQYVEQRMDAVVYRRLDELFREGHRRGVLPAPPELLSEITRGALERLVTSQLPRELDWSAADLLRATVDTVLYGAIRPAREDGVHADGRRAVVPVARDDAHDVGP
- a CDS encoding NAD(P)H-binding protein, giving the protein MADRRDAPVAVTGVTGALGSRVAARLADRGVPQLLVGRSPDRMPELPGAERRGPAAYGDASAMREALEGASTLVLVSGHRTGRRLEEHASVVEAAITVGVTRVLYVSLVGASPVATYTNARDQWLTEQFLAGAGIRHTVLRAGFYTATPAALADEELVVSGPASTGRAAFVTHEDIADVITEVVLDQAPAAEHDGATLDITGPEAVTLEEAVTRIAAATGRPYRYEPESLEEAFARRWRQGMSGEQIETWISWYQAIEKGEISAVTDVVPRLTGSPATPISDAPWWPAPNTARGSR
- the ypfJ gene encoding KPN_02809 family neutral zinc metallopeptidase, which translates into the protein MEFDDDAALDTSEVQDNRGGTLGGIPGGGKTVGGGVVGLLVLVASLLFGVDPGLFGSDGTDSSPGTGTGTGRSAADLEADCRTGADANRKEECRIVAVVDSVQEFWKQTETAAGTSYEQAPTFLFTGSVNTGCGNATSDVGPFYCSADDKVYLDLGFFDDLSSKFGARGGPFAEAYVIAHEYGHHIQDLSGTLSRGSGQGRNSGSVKLELQADCYAGVWAHHATTTPDPGSGKPLITKLTRDDIDRGLDAAAAVGDDRIQQRYQGRVTPDTWTHGSASQRRQWFSTGYGSGGVDRCDTFG
- a CDS encoding NADPH-dependent F420 reductase, coding for MTTIAVLGNGRVGGNLATALTRAGHEVTVADRTPGAAADAARTARVVVNATPGAGSLDRLVALREELRDKILVDVSNATVDGPDGLPAELIHPGSSLAEQLQEALPGTRVVKTLNTMLFPVMTAPAMLTQAPDVFLSGDDAEAKQTVRELLGDLGWRTEWITDLGGIRTARATEAAILFVPHVIRSSGFTPFAISIAR
- a CDS encoding 3'(2'),5'-bisphosphate nucleotidase CysQ, producing the protein MSEPFQTPAPATPAADAFAAAASGAVTPAASDADLLDGTASAVRAAGSALRERFGEVVRYRTREELMRALAANDDTALDILRPRLARLRPDAGWVEDELDGGALPPGEWWVVDPAEGNVNHLHALPEWAVTATLVRENRPVLTVVHLPLTGETYTALAGGGAHLDGRPLSVSGTMDLGLGIVATSQARPDEDEKVVRRVGSSITAMLFDALVVRTAVPATLHLLNVAAGRIDAFWQFAGARADLLPGALLVTEAGGRISDAEGRPWTPESESFLAAAPGVHADAVATLSR
- a CDS encoding LysR family transcriptional regulator; its protein translation is MQLDLNLLSALDALLEEGSVAGAAARLHVTAPAMSRSLGRIRRTTGDQILVRTGHTMTPTPYAIAVRGQVHELLHQVQAVLAPSRELDLATLERTFTLRWHDSLVALSGPALLAAVREQAPGVRLRFLAESSTDTAELRRGEVDLEANANRPSAPDIRAENVGDTRLVVVVRQGHPLTRVRTVDAKRYAAAEHVTVSRRGNLGNAVDEALARLGLTRRVVASAPTEAAALEFARGSDLVVSVPEATTRSSVAELGLTLLPLPVELPSAPVYLSWHQRYDTDTAHTWLRGLARTALSVTP
- a CDS encoding AfsR/SARP family transcriptional regulator yields the protein MDLHGFRRLLTRARATDDDIQAAALFEQTPRLWRAGPIATLDTPWSKALRDTLVQERHAASLGLVDLRLRLGRHATLPAEPSARAEAHPLDERLAGQLMLALHRCGRSAEPLDHYHRTRGRPAREPGVEPGKALRDIQSAVVTVVTPGRTAATAVRDGAGGPLIPPVARR
- a CDS encoding COG4705 family protein produces the protein MTTDHLTHDRPAGHIRDAASKVPEVTVYFWIIKVLTTGMGETASDFLAHLLGPVPSVGLGGVALVAALAVQFTVRRYMAWIYWTAIVMVSVFGTMAADVLHVGLGVPYALSTPFFMAALAAVFLLWYRREGTLSIHSIHTRRREAFYWAAVLATFALGTAAGDLTATIGLGYLGSAVVYGFAIAVPAIAHRWGGLNAVGAFWAAYVITRPLGASVADWMAVGRDRGGLALGLGPVTLSWTVTILGFVGYLAVSRKDIQHDGLA